From the genome of Litorilinea aerophila, one region includes:
- a CDS encoding alpha-ketoacid dehydrogenase subunit beta, with protein MRKTTYIQAINEALREEMRRDESVFLIGEDVGHYGGLFRVTRNLLDEFGETRVIDTPISEQGFMGMAIGAAMVGMRPIVELMYMDFILVCADQVLNQGAKMHYMSGGLVKVPMVIRGQQGGGKRYGSQHSQCIDSLVAHFPGIKVVAPATPYDAKGLLISAIRDNNPVLYLEHKMLYFTRGELPDVGEEVIVPIGKADVKREGSDLTLVTFGYCLLQALEAAEELAEEHGIDIEVVDLRTIVPLDMETVLASVAKTGRLLAVHESQANCGIGGEIVARVYEEAPHLLQAPARRLGMAPVSIPVSQTLEEEILPWKRNIKAAVLEMWRQPVAA; from the coding sequence ATGCGAAAGACGACGTACATCCAAGCGATTAACGAAGCCCTGCGGGAAGAGATGCGCCGGGACGAGAGCGTGTTCCTCATCGGCGAGGACGTGGGCCATTACGGTGGTCTCTTCCGGGTGACCCGCAACTTGCTGGACGAGTTCGGGGAAACCCGAGTCATCGACACCCCCATCAGCGAACAGGGCTTCATGGGCATGGCCATCGGCGCCGCCATGGTGGGCATGCGCCCCATCGTGGAGCTCATGTACATGGACTTCATCCTGGTCTGCGCCGATCAGGTGCTGAACCAGGGCGCCAAGATGCACTACATGTCCGGCGGCCTGGTCAAGGTGCCCATGGTCATCCGGGGCCAGCAGGGCGGGGGCAAGCGCTACGGCTCCCAGCACAGCCAGTGCATCGACAGCCTGGTGGCCCATTTCCCCGGCATCAAGGTGGTGGCCCCGGCCACACCCTACGACGCCAAGGGGCTGTTGATCTCCGCCATCCGGGATAACAACCCGGTGCTCTATCTGGAGCACAAAATGCTCTACTTCACCCGGGGCGAACTGCCCGACGTGGGGGAGGAAGTGATCGTGCCCATCGGCAAGGCGGACGTCAAGCGAGAAGGCAGCGATCTCACCCTGGTCACCTTTGGCTACTGCCTGCTCCAGGCCCTGGAAGCGGCCGAGGAGCTGGCCGAGGAGCACGGCATCGACATCGAAGTGGTGGACCTGCGTACCATCGTCCCCCTGGACATGGAGACCGTCCTGGCTTCGGTGGCCAAAACGGGGCGCCTCCTGGCTGTCCACGAGTCCCAGGCCAACTGTGGCATCGGCGGCGAAATTGTGGCCCGGGTCTATGAAGAAGCCCCGCACCTGCTCCAGGCCCCGGCCCGCCGGCTGGGCATGGCTCCTGTCTCCATTCCCGTCTCTCAAACCCTGGAAGAGGAGATCCTGCCCTGGAAGCGCAACATCAAAGCGGCTGTCCTGGAGATGTGGCGCCAGCCGGTGGCGGCCTGA
- a CDS encoding dihydrolipoamide acetyltransferase family protein has protein sequence MAIEVKLPDMGEGTEEVTISRWLVQEGDEVQEGDILLEVATDKVDTEVPAPASGKVLKLNYAEGELVPVDAVLAVLGEEGEEVSAAPAAPAAEEAEEAEEAPAEPEAAAPTAARNGQSVKASPVAKRVAAEKGIALDTVPGTGPGGRITKEDVLASADGSRRQVPAGGEPLPGELADVASLPVRRLAAEYNIDLEEIAGGRPLSSLTKYDVLSAVASREAGHPVTVEPAYPLTPPARPSAAPSTAPAAPAPAKAAPAAAPAAEKAAPAQLGPGEELVKHSRMRLAIARNTSASLFTAPHVTTMWDVDMSAVLAHRKAHKDEFARAGVNLTITAYLIEAIVAGLKAVPAANATWTDEGVIIKRYYNIGMAVALPPDEYGMGGLIVPVIKNAGELNLMGIARRVNELAEKARKGQLSQEDLQGGTFTLSNYGTSGSRFQTPVIVQPQVGILGVGAIEKRPVVVSQGHPLEANTGDYLAFLPMTTLGFSYDHRVLDGATADAFCAAVKKALESYGQ, from the coding sequence ATGGCGATAGAAGTCAAGCTCCCCGACATGGGAGAAGGTACGGAAGAGGTCACCATCAGCCGTTGGCTGGTCCAGGAGGGAGATGAGGTCCAGGAAGGGGACATCCTGCTGGAAGTGGCCACGGATAAGGTGGACACCGAGGTGCCGGCACCGGCCAGCGGCAAGGTGTTGAAGCTGAACTATGCCGAAGGGGAACTGGTGCCGGTGGACGCGGTGCTGGCCGTCCTCGGCGAGGAAGGGGAAGAGGTCTCCGCTGCGCCTGCTGCCCCCGCGGCCGAGGAGGCTGAAGAGGCCGAAGAAGCGCCTGCCGAGCCCGAGGCTGCGGCGCCCACCGCTGCCAGAAACGGGCAGAGCGTCAAGGCCTCGCCTGTGGCCAAGCGGGTGGCGGCCGAAAAGGGCATCGCCCTGGACACGGTGCCGGGTACCGGCCCGGGTGGTCGCATCACCAAGGAAGATGTGCTGGCCTCGGCCGATGGCAGCCGGCGCCAGGTGCCGGCCGGGGGCGAGCCCTTGCCTGGTGAACTGGCCGACGTGGCCTCCCTGCCGGTACGGCGGCTGGCCGCTGAATACAACATCGATCTGGAGGAAATAGCCGGCGGCCGTCCCCTGAGCAGCCTGACCAAGTATGACGTCCTCAGCGCTGTGGCCAGCCGGGAAGCGGGCCACCCGGTGACCGTGGAGCCTGCCTATCCGTTGACCCCGCCGGCCCGGCCCAGCGCGGCGCCGTCCACGGCCCCTGCCGCGCCGGCCCCCGCCAAGGCTGCCCCTGCTGCGGCCCCTGCGGCCGAAAAGGCAGCGCCGGCCCAGCTCGGCCCGGGCGAGGAACTGGTCAAGCACAGCCGCATGCGCCTGGCCATCGCCCGCAACACCAGCGCCAGCCTCTTCACCGCCCCCCACGTCACCACCATGTGGGACGTGGACATGTCCGCCGTGCTGGCCCACCGCAAGGCCCACAAGGACGAGTTTGCCCGGGCTGGGGTCAACCTGACCATCACCGCCTACCTGATCGAGGCCATCGTGGCCGGCCTCAAGGCGGTGCCCGCGGCCAACGCCACCTGGACCGACGAGGGCGTGATCATCAAGCGCTACTACAACATCGGCATGGCCGTGGCCCTGCCGCCGGACGAATACGGCATGGGCGGCCTGATCGTGCCGGTCATCAAGAACGCCGGCGAGCTCAACCTCATGGGCATCGCCCGCCGGGTCAACGAACTGGCCGAAAAGGCCCGCAAGGGGCAGCTCAGCCAGGAAGACCTGCAGGGCGGCACCTTCACCCTCAGCAACTACGGCACCTCTGGCAGCCGCTTCCAGACGCCCGTGATCGTCCAGCCCCAGGTGGGCATCCTGGGCGTGGGTGCCATCGAAAAGCGGCCCGTGGTGGTCAGCCAGGGGCATCCGCTGGAAGCCAATACCGGCGACTACCTGGCCTTCCTGCCCATGACCACCCTGGGCTTCAGCTACGACCACCGGGTGTTGGACGGCGCCACGGCGGACGCCTTCTGCGCGGCGGTCAAGAAGGCGCTGGAAAGTTACGGCCAATAA
- a CDS encoding polyprenyl synthetase family protein, whose protein sequence is MKQEDLGRFVGYWLPQLEEELRAILHSPEEAVAGHYGMMHYHMGWVDEHFQPYAAPAGKRLRPILCLLACAEVGGDPSQALPAAAGIEILHNFSLIHDDVEDGDETRRHRPTVWKLWGIPQAINVGDAMFALAFAGVQRLSRRGVPAGQVLAALDLFTQTCLALTEGQHLDIDFEQREQVTVADYLRMIQGKTAALIRASVQIGALLGGASPAQQEALGRFGQALGLAFQIQDDILGIWGDPAVTGKAAGNDILRRKKSLPLLHGLNSPAVGAQLQALFADAPTEEQVPIAMELLAQAGSRAYAVEQVAHHHGQARQALEEGLGRSVQGSVLWQLAETLLHRDA, encoded by the coding sequence GTGAAGCAGGAGGATCTGGGTCGCTTCGTGGGCTATTGGCTGCCGCAATTGGAAGAGGAACTCCGGGCCATCCTCCACAGCCCGGAGGAGGCGGTGGCCGGCCATTACGGGATGATGCACTACCACATGGGCTGGGTGGATGAGCACTTCCAGCCTTATGCCGCGCCGGCCGGCAAACGGCTCCGGCCCATCCTCTGCCTGCTGGCCTGTGCCGAAGTGGGCGGGGACCCATCTCAGGCGTTGCCGGCTGCAGCGGGCATTGAAATTCTCCACAACTTCTCGCTGATCCACGACGACGTGGAAGATGGCGACGAAACCCGCCGTCACCGGCCCACGGTCTGGAAGCTGTGGGGGATTCCCCAGGCCATCAATGTAGGCGATGCCATGTTCGCCCTGGCCTTTGCCGGCGTACAACGCCTCTCCCGCCGGGGTGTCCCGGCCGGACAGGTGCTGGCGGCGCTGGATCTGTTCACCCAGACCTGCCTGGCCCTCACCGAGGGGCAGCACCTGGACATCGATTTCGAACAGCGGGAGCAGGTGACGGTGGCAGACTACCTGCGCATGATCCAGGGGAAGACGGCCGCGCTGATCCGGGCCAGCGTGCAGATTGGGGCGCTGCTGGGAGGGGCATCACCGGCGCAGCAGGAGGCGCTGGGCCGCTTCGGCCAGGCGTTGGGCCTGGCTTTTCAGATCCAGGACGACATCCTGGGCATTTGGGGGGATCCCGCGGTGACCGGCAAGGCGGCCGGCAACGACATCCTGCGGCGGAAGAAGAGCCTGCCCTTGCTCCATGGGCTGAACAGCCCGGCCGTGGGTGCCCAATTACAGGCCCTCTTTGCAGATGCGCCCACAGAAGAACAGGTGCCTATCGCCATGGAACTGCTGGCCCAGGCCGGCAGCCGGGCCTACGCGGTCGAACAGGTGGCCCATCACCACGGGCAGGCCCGCCAGGCCCTGGAAGAAGGGCTGGGGCGAAGTGTGCAAGGGTCCGTACTCTGGCAGCTGGCGGAGACGCTGCTGCACCGGGACGCGTAA
- the fni gene encoding type 2 isopentenyl-diphosphate Delta-isomerase yields MSIETRKADHIRINLEEDVQFPQLTTGLERFRFVHQALPELDLDEVDLHVEVFGRRLSAPILVSSMTGGTPEAGRINRVLAQAAQARGLAMGLGSQRAGLEQANTAETFRVRDVAPGLFLFANLGAIQLNYGYTVEHCRRAVEMVEADALILHLNPLQEVLQAEGDTRWRGLLRQIEAVCRALPVPVVAKEVGWGISAQTARRLIDAGIRAIDVAGAGGTSWSQVEMHRAPTERLRRLAASFADWGIPTADSLLAVRQVRAEMGREDVALFASGGIRSGQDIAKCVALGADLVGLASPFLKRAVESVEAVIEEMEILETEMRIAMFCSGAANIAALRQPGVLVQQPEGEKL; encoded by the coding sequence TTGAGCATTGAAACCCGCAAGGCGGATCACATCCGCATTAACCTGGAGGAAGATGTCCAATTCCCACAGTTGACCACGGGGCTGGAACGGTTTCGCTTTGTACACCAGGCCTTGCCAGAACTGGACCTGGACGAAGTGGATCTGCACGTGGAAGTCTTCGGCAGGCGGCTCTCCGCCCCCATTCTGGTCAGCTCCATGACAGGGGGCACGCCAGAAGCCGGTCGCATCAACCGGGTGTTGGCCCAGGCAGCCCAGGCCCGGGGGCTGGCCATGGGCCTGGGCAGCCAGCGGGCCGGCCTGGAACAGGCCAACACCGCCGAAACCTTCCGGGTCCGGGATGTGGCGCCAGGCCTCTTCCTCTTTGCCAACCTGGGAGCCATTCAGCTCAACTATGGCTACACGGTGGAGCACTGCCGCCGGGCCGTAGAGATGGTGGAGGCAGACGCCCTGATCCTCCACCTGAACCCCTTGCAGGAAGTGCTCCAGGCCGAGGGGGACACCCGGTGGCGGGGCCTCCTGCGCCAGATCGAAGCCGTCTGCCGCGCCCTGCCGGTGCCGGTCGTGGCCAAGGAAGTGGGTTGGGGCATCAGCGCCCAGACGGCGCGGCGCCTGATCGATGCCGGCATTCGCGCCATCGACGTGGCCGGCGCCGGGGGCACTTCCTGGAGCCAGGTGGAGATGCACCGCGCGCCCACCGAGCGGCTGCGGCGGTTGGCCGCCTCCTTCGCCGACTGGGGCATTCCCACCGCGGATAGCCTCCTGGCCGTGCGGCAAGTGCGCGCGGAGATGGGCCGGGAGGATGTGGCCCTGTTTGCCAGTGGCGGCATCCGCTCGGGCCAGGACATCGCCAAATGTGTGGCCCTGGGCGCCGACCTGGTGGGCCTGGCCTCGCCCTTCTTGAAGCGGGCCGTGGAATCGGTGGAAGCGGTGATCGAGGAGATGGAGATCCTGGAAACCGAAATGCGCATCGCCATGTTCTGCAGCGGTGCTGCCAACATTGCCGCCCTGCGCCAGCCCGGGGTGCTGGTGCAACAGCCAGAAGGAGAGAAACTGTGA
- a CDS encoding SpaA isopeptide-forming pilin-related protein — protein MFPNDVGRGRPSPGVWLFATLSMAVALLAVLIYATTTTALAQGGVIGGTASGDFCIEGLVINHEEEPLAGWVITLTNGSVLTTTSAPKPDEGDDDALGEGEFEFLDLAPGTYTATIQLQPGWEPVTPDTFQIRIREGRDGCVRIRFKVRQIVEVTVYKIDANHNPLPNWNIEARPGPGNFFAEPVDGDTDSDGKVVFHLTPGEWIFQERPPQPEDDMNKVQFMPVVPPTGRQTLDVQPLGEEDPPYIIVFKNEIVNDGCVVIRKFGLIDVGEEGQLPGFATQTNTYENGSDPRYGFGAGGWGFKLLRKDGTVARKGVTDAEGWLRFENLPYGPYTVVEEERPGWTNFTVTQQDINVTSGECIYVPFENEQDDSGFCIEGRKVDANGGYGIPGWKITATPLTPGGYEPDAVYTDGLGEFKISFPRNDYRVPGATYEVCEEDQDGWLPHTPKCQRVTLPEWPGACVQLEDFVNQQVGHSESQKYDKGKMDWDMGKGCSSVYVAKKGDGLFAIGAKFGVPAQAMIDANPWIRQQPNYWLYAGQKVCIP, from the coding sequence ATGTTTCCGAACGACGTTGGCAGAGGCCGTCCCTCCCCTGGGGTTTGGCTCTTTGCGACCCTCTCCATGGCAGTCGCCCTCCTGGCCGTGTTGATCTACGCCACGACGACCACCGCGTTGGCCCAGGGCGGCGTCATCGGCGGTACCGCCAGTGGCGATTTCTGCATCGAGGGCCTGGTCATCAACCATGAGGAAGAGCCCCTGGCTGGCTGGGTTATCACCCTGACCAATGGCTCGGTCCTGACCACCACCTCCGCACCCAAGCCGGACGAGGGCGACGACGACGCCCTGGGCGAAGGCGAGTTTGAGTTCCTGGACCTGGCGCCGGGTACCTATACCGCCACCATCCAGCTCCAGCCCGGGTGGGAGCCGGTCACCCCGGACACCTTCCAGATTCGCATCCGCGAGGGGCGGGATGGCTGCGTGCGCATTCGCTTCAAGGTGCGCCAGATTGTGGAGGTGACGGTCTACAAGATCGATGCCAACCACAACCCGCTGCCCAACTGGAACATCGAGGCCCGACCTGGCCCCGGCAACTTCTTCGCCGAGCCTGTGGATGGGGACACGGACAGCGACGGCAAGGTGGTCTTCCACCTGACGCCGGGCGAGTGGATCTTCCAGGAGCGCCCGCCGCAGCCGGAAGATGACATGAACAAGGTCCAGTTCATGCCCGTGGTGCCGCCCACCGGCCGCCAGACCCTGGACGTCCAGCCCCTGGGTGAGGAAGATCCGCCCTACATCATCGTCTTCAAGAACGAAATCGTGAACGACGGCTGTGTGGTGATCCGCAAGTTCGGTCTGATCGACGTGGGCGAAGAAGGCCAACTCCCCGGCTTTGCCACCCAGACCAACACCTATGAGAACGGCTCCGATCCTCGTTACGGCTTTGGCGCCGGCGGTTGGGGCTTCAAGCTCCTGCGCAAGGATGGCACCGTGGCCCGCAAGGGCGTGACCGATGCAGAAGGCTGGCTGCGCTTCGAGAACCTCCCCTACGGCCCCTACACCGTGGTGGAAGAGGAGCGGCCGGGCTGGACCAACTTCACCGTGACCCAGCAGGACATCAACGTCACCAGTGGTGAGTGCATCTACGTGCCCTTCGAGAACGAGCAGGACGACAGCGGCTTCTGCATCGAAGGCCGCAAGGTGGACGCCAACGGCGGCTACGGTATCCCCGGCTGGAAGATCACGGCCACCCCGCTGACCCCTGGCGGCTACGAGCCGGATGCTGTCTACACCGACGGCCTGGGTGAGTTCAAGATCTCCTTCCCGCGGAACGACTACCGGGTGCCAGGCGCCACCTACGAAGTCTGTGAGGAAGATCAGGATGGCTGGCTGCCCCACACGCCCAAATGCCAGCGGGTGACCCTGCCCGAGTGGCCCGGCGCCTGTGTCCAGCTCGAGGACTTCGTCAACCAGCAGGTGGGCCACTCCGAGAGCCAGAAGTACGACAAGGGCAAGATGGATTGGGACATGGGCAAAGGCTGCAGCAGCGTCTACGTGGCCAAGAAGGGTGATGGTCTCTTCGCCATCGGCGCCAAGTTCGGTGTCCCCGCCCAGGCCATGATCGATGCGAATCCCTGGATTCGCCAGCAGCCCAACTACTGGCTCTACGCCGGTCAGAAGGTCTGCATTCCGTAA
- a CDS encoding glycosyltransferase has protein sequence MHIGVLTHNYPRFPGDFSGTFVEALCQELAAQQQQVTVWAPYDQAYRRPLDGPVSLRLYRYAWPERLHRLGYMRTMQSDLALRLEAYLLSPALFAAGIATVLREARRLRPHVLHAHWILPNGFIGAVVSRRLGIPLVVSVPGSDALVAGQNPLFRSMARFTFRQARLLTANSESLRDSVVALGADPGRFDLIIYGTDPQALQPDTTGVAQLRQRLGIDEGSQVLLCVGRMVPKKGFDYLLRALAEPPLQEADVVAVMVGDGDDRPAWQRLAVELGVEGRVRWVGPVPKDEIGVYYNLADVLVMPSVSRPADGLNVCVLDAMSCGKPVVGSNVAGNPLAVVDGQTGYIVPEQDAAALAQALARLVADEELRRRMGAAARARIENELGWPHLARRYIHHFARLSGTEEKSG, from the coding sequence ATGCACATCGGCGTTTTGACCCACAACTATCCCCGTTTTCCGGGGGATTTTAGCGGAACCTTTGTGGAAGCCCTCTGCCAGGAACTGGCCGCCCAGCAACAGCAGGTCACCGTGTGGGCACCCTATGACCAGGCCTACCGGCGGCCCCTGGATGGCCCGGTCTCCCTCCGCCTGTACCGGTACGCCTGGCCGGAGCGACTCCATCGCCTGGGCTACATGCGTACCATGCAGTCGGACCTGGCCCTGCGCCTGGAGGCCTACCTCCTCAGTCCGGCCCTCTTCGCCGCCGGCATCGCCACCGTCCTCCGGGAGGCCCGTCGGCTACGGCCCCATGTGCTGCACGCCCACTGGATCCTGCCCAACGGTTTCATCGGGGCCGTGGTCAGCCGTCGGCTCGGGATTCCCCTGGTGGTCTCGGTGCCCGGCTCCGACGCGCTGGTGGCCGGGCAGAATCCCCTCTTCCGCTCCATGGCCCGCTTCACCTTCCGCCAGGCTCGCCTCCTGACCGCCAACAGCGAATCCCTGCGGGACAGTGTGGTGGCCCTGGGGGCCGACCCAGGCCGCTTTGACCTGATCATCTACGGCACCGACCCCCAGGCCCTCCAGCCCGACACCACCGGCGTGGCCCAATTGCGCCAGCGCCTGGGCATCGACGAAGGGAGCCAGGTCCTGCTCTGCGTCGGGCGGATGGTGCCCAAAAAAGGCTTCGACTACCTCCTGCGGGCCCTGGCCGAACCGCCTCTGCAGGAAGCGGACGTAGTGGCCGTCATGGTGGGCGACGGCGACGACCGGCCGGCCTGGCAGCGGCTGGCCGTGGAGCTGGGCGTGGAGGGCAGGGTGCGCTGGGTAGGCCCGGTGCCCAAGGACGAGATCGGCGTCTACTACAACCTGGCGGACGTGTTGGTCATGCCCTCGGTGAGTCGGCCCGCCGACGGGCTCAACGTCTGCGTCCTGGACGCCATGAGCTGCGGCAAGCCGGTGGTGGGCTCCAATGTGGCGGGCAATCCTCTGGCTGTGGTGGATGGCCAGACGGGCTACATCGTACCCGAGCAGGACGCCGCTGCCCTGGCCCAGGCCCTGGCCCGTCTGGTGGCGGACGAGGAACTGCGCCGGCGCATGGGCGCGGCCGCCCGGGCTCGTATCGAGAACGAGTTGGGCTGGCCCCACCTGGCCCGCCGCTACATCCACCACTTTGCCCGGCTCAGCGGCACAGAAGAGAAATCGGGCTAA